The Glycine soja cultivar W05 chromosome 6, ASM419377v2, whole genome shotgun sequence genome has a window encoding:
- the LOC114416202 gene encoding uncharacterized protein LOC114416202, whose product MKRSIPEALRGSISEGQSAKKFLEEIEQYFAKNEIAEMSNLLPKLISMKYKVKGNIREYIMEMSNLALKLKSLKLELGDDMLVHLVLISLPTHFGQFKESYNTQKDKWSLNELISHCVQEEEKLQRDRTESAHLTLTSQNKKKEKTKGAAEGTSQQKKQKKDEEITCYFSKSQDT is encoded by the coding sequence ATGAAGCGCTCTATTCCAGAGGCGCTTCGGGGCTCTATTTCTGAGGGTCAAAGTGCAAAGAAATTCCTTGAGGAAATTGAGCAATACTTTGCCAAAAATGAAATAGCAGAGATGAGTAACCTTTTGCCTAAACTCATCTCCATGAAATATAAAGTCAAAGGGAACATAAGGGAGTACATTATGGAGATGTCCAATCTCGCATTGAAACTAAAGTCACTTAAGTTAGAACTTGGTGATGACATGCTCGTGCACTTGGTTTTGATCTCGCTTCCTACACactttgggcaattcaaagAGAGCTATAACACTCAGAAGGACAAATGGTCCCTCAATGAGCTTATATCTCACTGTGTGCAAGAGGAAGAGAAGCTGCAGAGAGATAGGACTGAAAGTGCTCACTTGACTTTGACctctcaaaataagaaaaaggagAAGACTAAGGGTGCTGCGGAAGGGACTTCtcagcaaaagaaacaaaagaaggaTGAAGAAATTACCTGTTACTTCAGCAAGAGTCAAGACACATGA